The Dyella caseinilytica genome has a window encoding:
- a CDS encoding helix-turn-helix transcriptional regulator, which translates to MQSIVTPQYVSANEAARILSISRSTWWSWCQLNKAPKAIHLSPGCTRWRYADVLAFAESQAGRAA; encoded by the coding sequence ATGCAATCAATAGTTACCCCTCAGTATGTAAGCGCCAACGAAGCGGCGCGAATCTTGTCAATCTCTCGCAGCACATGGTGGAGCTGGTGTCAGTTAAATAAGGCACCCAAGGCTATTCATCTCTCCCCTGGATGTACTCGTTGGCGATACGCCGATGTGCTGGCTTTTGCCGAATCTCAGGCGGGAAGGGCTGCATGA
- a CDS encoding tyrosine-type recombinase/integrase, translating into MPLTVLDIKQAKPADKPYRLYDEKGMYLEVSPSGGKLFRLKYRVDGKEKRLALGGYPDTSLAEAREKRDEARKLVAQGIDPSAERQEAKRQRAEANQAAADTFEAVTREWMTREQERVAEVTANKNRWLFETFLFPEIGGLPLAAITPRVLLDALRKIEAAGKQETARRAKIKAGQVFRFAILEGKVDNDPTAALRGAIKRVKHKHHAAITDPAKIGQLLRDIDGFTGQPVTHAALKLAPLVFVRPGELRGADWSEIDFDGAMWRIPAARMKMKADHLVPLSAQAIAILRDLHPLTGHGRYVFPSLRGASRQMSENTVNIALRGLGYDGDTMTGHGFRAMASSRLNEMGWDERAIERQLAHAEPNEVKGAYNYAAKYLEDRKRMMQAWADYLDGLRAGGQVIAFKSKAG; encoded by the coding sequence ATGCCCCTGACCGTCCTCGACATCAAGCAGGCCAAGCCTGCCGACAAGCCATATCGGCTGTACGACGAAAAGGGGATGTACCTGGAGGTGTCCCCATCGGGCGGTAAGCTGTTCCGCCTCAAGTACCGGGTGGATGGTAAGGAAAAGCGGCTGGCGCTCGGTGGCTACCCGGACACTAGCCTTGCCGAAGCACGCGAGAAACGGGACGAAGCGAGGAAGCTGGTCGCGCAGGGCATAGACCCTAGCGCCGAAAGGCAGGAAGCCAAGCGCCAGCGAGCCGAAGCCAATCAAGCCGCCGCTGACACCTTCGAAGCCGTCACTCGAGAATGGATGACTCGTGAGCAAGAAAGAGTGGCGGAGGTAACTGCGAACAAAAATCGCTGGTTGTTCGAGACGTTTCTGTTTCCTGAAATCGGCGGCTTGCCGCTGGCTGCGATTACGCCACGAGTGCTGTTAGATGCCCTGCGCAAGATAGAAGCTGCGGGCAAACAGGAAACTGCGCGCCGTGCCAAGATCAAAGCGGGGCAGGTTTTTCGGTTCGCTATTCTGGAAGGCAAGGTTGATAACGATCCAACCGCCGCGCTGCGAGGTGCCATCAAGCGGGTAAAGCACAAGCATCATGCCGCCATCACTGATCCAGCGAAAATCGGTCAGCTGTTGCGCGATATCGACGGCTTTACCGGCCAGCCCGTTACCCACGCTGCATTGAAGCTGGCGCCGCTGGTGTTCGTACGCCCAGGCGAGCTGCGCGGTGCGGATTGGTCGGAAATCGACTTCGACGGCGCAATGTGGCGTATTCCTGCCGCGCGCATGAAGATGAAAGCCGATCACCTTGTACCGCTATCCGCGCAAGCCATTGCGATCCTGCGAGACCTGCACCCACTTACTGGACATGGACGCTACGTGTTCCCAAGCTTGCGCGGCGCCAGCCGCCAAATGAGCGAGAACACAGTAAACATCGCCTTGCGAGGTCTTGGCTATGACGGTGACACGATGACGGGCCACGGCTTTCGCGCAATGGCGTCTAGCCGTTTAAACGAGATGGGCTGGGACGAACGCGCTATCGAGCGCCAACTGGCACACGCTGAGCCTAACGAGGTCAAAGGTGCTTACAACTACGCCGCGAAATACCTAGAAGATCGTAAACGGATGATGCAGGCGTGGGCCGATTATTTGGATGGCTTGCGTGCTGGCGGTCAAGTAATTGCATTCAAGAGCAAGGCAGGCTGA
- the secG gene encoding preprotein translocase subunit SecG has translation MFVIFSVFYILIAAAMIVLILMQRGAGADAGSGFGAGASSTVFGARGSANFLSRSTAVLAALFFALSLGMGIYLKMNGGAIRQQQVTKDLGVMAGIGNKPVTQQNAQLAAPAQPQAAIPAPAVPAAGNGDVPAAQPAPAKAQQGEVPVATAPAAASTSKH, from the coding sequence ATGTTCGTCATCTTCAGCGTGTTCTACATCCTGATCGCTGCGGCCATGATCGTGCTGATCCTGATGCAGCGCGGCGCTGGCGCCGATGCAGGTTCCGGCTTTGGTGCCGGCGCTTCGTCCACGGTATTTGGCGCGCGCGGCTCGGCCAACTTCCTGTCGCGCTCTACCGCCGTGCTTGCCGCGCTGTTCTTTGCGCTCAGCCTCGGCATGGGTATCTACCTGAAGATGAATGGCGGCGCCATTCGTCAGCAGCAGGTCACCAAGGATCTCGGCGTCATGGCGGGTATTGGCAACAAGCCCGTAACGCAGCAAAATGCGCAGCTTGCCGCCCCGGCCCAGCCACAGGCAGCGATCCCGGCGCCCGCCGTTCCGGCCGCAGGCAACGGCGATGTCCCCGCTGCCCAGCCAGCCCCGGCCAAGGCGCAGCAGGGTGAAGTCCCGGTAGCCACGGCTCCGGCAGCAGCATCGACGAGTAAGCACTAA
- the tpiA gene encoding triose-phosphate isomerase, with product MRKKLVAGNWKMHGSHSMAAALVHEIAQGKPADVDVLVCPPFPYLASLVATHAGSGVAFGAQDVSEHEGQGAYTGEVAAAMVADVGAQWTLVGHSERRQYHGESNEQVACKFAAARAAGLTPILCVGETLAQREAGETEAVIVRQLQAVLALNGVASFDTAVIAYEPVWAIGTGHTATPQQVQNVHAFIRSQLAQGDAMIARLTRLLYGGSVKASNAAELFAQPDVDGGLIGGASLVATDFLAICNTAH from the coding sequence ATGCGCAAGAAACTCGTGGCCGGTAACTGGAAAATGCACGGCAGCCACTCGATGGCCGCAGCTCTGGTGCACGAGATCGCCCAAGGCAAGCCCGCTGATGTCGACGTGCTGGTGTGCCCACCCTTTCCGTACCTCGCCAGCCTTGTTGCGACGCACGCCGGTTCCGGCGTGGCCTTCGGCGCGCAGGACGTGAGCGAGCACGAAGGGCAGGGTGCCTATACCGGCGAAGTCGCGGCCGCGATGGTGGCCGATGTCGGCGCCCAGTGGACCCTGGTCGGCCACTCCGAGCGGCGCCAGTACCACGGCGAGAGCAATGAACAGGTCGCCTGCAAGTTCGCCGCCGCCCGTGCCGCCGGCCTCACTCCCATCTTATGTGTGGGGGAGACCCTGGCTCAGCGCGAGGCGGGTGAAACCGAGGCCGTCATCGTCCGCCAGTTGCAGGCCGTGCTGGCGCTCAATGGTGTGGCCAGCTTCGACACCGCCGTCATCGCCTACGAGCCCGTCTGGGCCATCGGCACCGGCCACACCGCCACCCCGCAGCAGGTACAGAACGTGCATGCATTCATCCGTAGCCAACTTGCGCAAGGTGATGCTATGATTGCCCGTCTGACCCGGCTGCTTTACGGCGGCAGCGTCAAAGCGTCCAATGCTGCGGAGCTTTTCGCCCAGCCGGACGTGGATGGAGGTCTGATCGGGGGTGCTTCACTCGTCGCAACCGACTTCCTTGCCATCTGCAACACCGCTCACTGA
- a CDS encoding SDR family NAD(P)-dependent oxidoreductase, protein MSQARPLSLITGASAGIGTAFARALAARGHDVVLTARRTERLETLATELRTTHGINATVITNDLADPHAVEQVCQTLDERGLQVDWLINNAGYGVPGRFDQVDWPVHADFFRVLMTAPTELAWRLIRGMRERRYGRIVNVASLAGHVPGTAGHTLYAASKAYMIKFSQSLALENKAVGVHACALCPGFTKSEFHDVTGTRSMMNKLPAYMWQTAEQVVQEGIDAVERGDAVYVTGRFNRAVKSLFKLMPDRMALTLSAKQSKRYRTQDKR, encoded by the coding sequence ATGTCCCAAGCACGTCCGCTCAGCCTGATTACGGGTGCCTCCGCCGGTATTGGCACGGCGTTTGCCCGAGCACTCGCTGCCCGCGGCCATGATGTGGTGCTGACGGCACGGCGTACGGAACGCCTGGAAACGCTCGCGACAGAACTGCGCACCACGCATGGCATCAACGCGACGGTGATCACCAACGACCTAGCCGATCCGCATGCCGTGGAACAGGTGTGCCAGACACTGGATGAACGCGGTTTACAGGTGGATTGGCTGATCAACAATGCCGGTTATGGCGTGCCTGGACGTTTCGATCAGGTGGATTGGCCGGTGCATGCGGATTTTTTTCGCGTGCTGATGACGGCACCGACGGAACTGGCGTGGCGTTTGATTCGCGGTATGCGTGAACGTCGTTACGGACGCATTGTGAATGTCGCATCGCTTGCCGGCCATGTGCCCGGTACGGCGGGACACACGCTGTATGCAGCAAGCAAGGCGTACATGATTAAGTTTTCGCAATCGCTGGCGCTGGAGAACAAGGCGGTAGGCGTACATGCGTGCGCGCTGTGTCCCGGCTTCACCAAATCCGAGTTCCATGATGTGACAGGCACGCGGTCGATGATGAACAAATTGCCAGCGTATATGTGGCAGACGGCGGAGCAAGTGGTGCAGGAAGGTATCGATGCGGTGGAGCGTGGCGATGCGGTTTATGTCACTGGGCGCTTCAATCGCGCGGTGAAGAGTTTGTTCAAGCTGATGCCGGACAGGATGGCGTTGACGTTGTCGGCGAAGCAATCGAAGCGGTACCGAACACAAGACAAAAGATAG